The genomic stretch GTTGGCATTGAATTGAATTGGACTAAAATTTCAAATCTAAGATGGAAATGAATCCGCTTATAATTCGATTCTGTTGTTTGGATGTGTTTGGAAACTGTTGCTGAAATCAAATGGTGTTCCTATTTCCAAATCCTGCTTGGATTGCAGCAACCGTGGAAATGAATTGGCTGCATTGGAGGGGCCGTCGGTGGCCAGAGGCGACCGGAGAGAAGGGAGACGGGGAGCTGCGCTGCCGCCGTTTCCCCCCACTGCCGCTGTCGTCACCCTTCGAACCCAGTGGAAACTAGGGTTATGGCAAGCGCACGGAGGGCCGACGGAGCTGCGGATGGGGGCGAGGAGGGTGGGGAAGGGGAGAGGAAGACGGGGGAAGGGCGGGGACATGGAGCCAGGAGGACGGCGAGTGTGCGGATTGGGAGCGACGGCAGGGGAACCGGGCGACGGGGCCATGCGGCAGCGGCGGGGAAACGGCAGCGGGCGGCGGGGGAACTTGGTGGCGTGGCCATGTGGCGACAGCGAGCGGTGGGAGGGAGGCGGGGAGGGTGACAGGAGGgaggcgaggagggagaaggGCGAAACGGTACGCTCGTTTCTGAGCGTTTCCGAGGGAGCGGGCTTGGAATGTTTGGCCGACTCATTTGCACACGAGGATTCGGAGTGCCGAATTTTGTTAGGTTTCCACACGAAGATTTCGAGCACAAACCATTCCAATTCCACGTCCCAATTCTATGCAAGCAAACACAGTGATGAAAATCGACGGGGTGCCTGTTGGGTAAAAAAAATGCGACCAATTCACAATAAACCTTCATTGGCGATCTCGTGCGCATCAATACCAACGTACATGCAACAAATTCACACCAGACCCTTTTTTTTCGCCAAACAaaaatcacatgcatgcattGTTTCCTATCAATCAGGCTTAATCCAGCTGCTGTATGGTCTTGATGATTTATGGGCTATTGCGACATATTCCAAACAAGGAGTGAGATGAGATGGCATTTAGAACCTACGTTGGTAAAAGGGAAGACAATTGGGGATGCCGTGCAGATATGGTACAAGAAAATATCTGAGGGACGTGACTAATCAGCAGCAGCACATACTGTACGTATTTTTTTCTACCCCTTTCCGCCATCGATAGTCGGCGCGTCTGTGATGAAAATATTATGTATGCGACCACTTCCAGACCACACGCACATTTCAACCTTTCCGTCACTTTCACTCGTCGCCTCCGGAGGAAAATGGACAAAATCTTTTGCTTTCCCACTGCCGCCCTACCTAGCTTTGGGACGATTTTCTTGACGAAGTAATTTTCATGATAAATCTGGTGGTGCCTTTTCTTGGCAATCTTGAGCAACAAGGTGTAATACACCAGGCGCTTCCTCTGCGTTCACGCACCGGAAGAATCAACCATCATTCAAGTAGGAACCGACTGCATTAACACGCTCAAGATGATTCATATACAGGACGTCCACAAAGCCCCACAACAAAAATCAAGGTTCTCAGAAGGGAAAGAACTTCGACTCTTCAAGACCGCTGATCCAGTGGCAATTTTTTATAATTTAATCAGCATACGGTTAAGTTATAGTGTAGGataaaaataaatttataaaataaaGCATCTGGTTCCCATGCCTatacatatatatgcatagtATTGCATAATTTGTGCTATTTAGGTGGCACTTCTCTGGAAGACCATGTCAATTTACATATATCCATAGGAAAACAACATAACACAATAGGCTAGAGAAAATGTCCCATTATTATAAACAGTCCATGCACATACATACATAAGAAGTATGGCGAGTCACGTCCATCGATAAACATGAACAATCGAACAGGTAAAAAATAATCAAAGAAGTCGCTACACTCATCGTGGATACATGGATAAAAGATAAGAGGACTGGAATACATGAAATACAAAAAGATTCATATCTTCACTATCTAGATATCGGGATACGGTGATATGATGTAATGGCGCCACTTATTCCAGGAATAGCATGTTGTGACGATCCATAAGCTAGCTCCGCACTCGGACAACATGTAATCTATCAAATGTCAGTTGACGGTGGTTTTCCCTTTGGTGGTGGCTCCGGTTTTGGTTCAGGCTTGGGCTCTGGCTTTGGTTCAGGTTTAGGCATTGGTTCCGGCTTTGGCTCTGGCTTGGGCTCTGGCTTTGGTTCAGGTTTAGGCATTGGTTCCGGCTTTGGCTCCGGTTTGGGCTCAGGCTTAGGCATTGGTTCCGGCTTTGGCTCCGGTTTGGGCTCAGGCTTAGGCATTGGTTCAGGCTTAGGCTCCGGTTTAGGCTCTGgcttaggtttgggttcaggtttgggctCGGGCTTAGGCTCGGGTTTGGGCTCTGGTTTAGGCATTGGTTCTGGCTTAGGCTCTGGCAAAGGTTTGGGTTCAGGCTTGGGctctggcataggtttgggttcaggcttAGGCTCGGGTTTAGGCATTGGTTCAGGCTTAGGATCTGGTTTTGGCTCTGGCTTAGGTTCCGGTTTGGGCTCCGGTTTGGGCTTTGGCTCAGGTTTAGGTTCAGGCTTGGGTTCCGGTTTTGGCTCTGGCTTAGGCAGTGGTTCAggcttgggttcaggtttgggcaTTGGTTTAGGTTCAGGTTTGGGTAATGGTTCGGGTTTTGGTTCTGGCTTAGGTTCAGGTTTGGGCTCTGGCTTAGGCAATGGTTCGGGCTTGGGCTCTGGTTTCGGCTCAGGTTTGGGCATTGGTTCAGGCTTGGGTTCCGGTTTAGGTTCTGGTTTAGGTTCTGGTTTTGGCTTTGGCTCTGGCTGTGGCATGGGCTTCGGCGTTGGCTCCGGTTTGGGTTCGGGCTTTGGCTCTGGGtacggcacaggtttaggctctGGCTCCGGGAGCTTGTCCACATCAGCAAGGCCTCGGCCAGCGGCGGCCGCTTGGTGGAAAGCGGAGGCTGCCACTACTCCGACGAGGAGCAGGGCAAGGAGGCGATGCCTCGCCATTGCCGCCTGCTTCTTGTGCTCGCAGCTAGCACTGTAGGCTTGCTTCTCTGCTCTGCTCTTgcctggatggatggatggatggataatGGATGGGTGAGCTTGTGTGTGTTGTGCGG from Lolium rigidum isolate FL_2022 chromosome 4, APGP_CSIRO_Lrig_0.1, whole genome shotgun sequence encodes the following:
- the LOC124708196 gene encoding protein TsetseEP-like; the encoded protein is MARHRLLALLLVGVVAASAFHQAAAAGRGLADVDKLPEPEPKPVPYPEPKPEPKPEPTPKPMPQPEPKPKPEPKPEPKPEPKPEPMPKPEPKPEPKPEPLPKPEPKPEPKPEPKPEPLPKPEPKPMPKPEPKPEPLPKPEPKPEPKPEPKPEPKPKPEPKPEPKPEPKPDPKPEPMPKPEPKPEPKPMPEPKPEPKPLPEPKPEPMPKPEPKPEPKPEPKPEPKPKPEPKPEPKPEPMPKPEPKPEPKPEPMPKPEPKPEPKPEPMPKPEPKPEPKPEPKPEPMPKPEPKPEPKPEPKPEPPPKGKPPSTDI